CATGCGATTTGCCCGTGGCTTTACGGGGAGAAGCAAAAGAGTTGGGAGATTTATCAGGCTTTGCCGTTTCCTAAACCAAAGGATGAAACCTGGCGCTTTTCAAGATCTACAAAATTTGAGCTTGCTCAATATGCTTTGCCTGGAAAATTAGATCCCGCTATAGAAGAGACGCTGGAAGAGCGCTCTAATTTTATTTCTTCTTTCGCCGGAAAAATGGTTTTCGCGGACGATTACACTATCTGCTTCAAAAGCTTGCCTGAAGAGCTGGTCAAACAAGGTGTTCGCTGGAAGCCCTTAAGTGAAGCGATTAGGGAGGATGTGGATTTATTGAAACCTTATCTTCTGAAAAATTATGGAACGATCGGTTCGGATAAGTTCTTTAACCTACATGCCACCTTTTTCCGCGAAGGTACATTTCTTTATATTCCTAAAAATGTAGTGATAGAAGAACCGTTGATTTCGTATCATTGGTCTGTGGCGGATCAAGGCGCTCTTTTCCCTCACACGCTTGTGATTGCGGAAGAAGGGGCTAAGGCAAACTTAATCGATGTATTTCAATCCGAAAATAAGGAGAGTAAAGCCTTTTCCTGCGGTCTGGCAACGATTATCGCCAAGGAAGGCGCGGATGTGTTTTATAAATCTGTTCAAAATTGGAACCAGAATACGCTTTCTTTGCAAATTAATGACAACGTGGCAGATAAGAATGCCCAGCTCAAATCAACTTCATTGAATCTTGGGGGCTCGACTGCGCGAACAGAAGCAAAGACCCATATTCAAGGTGAAGGCGCGCATGTTAAGATGTATTCTTTAACGGTCGCGAATAATGAGCAAGAGATAGATCAACGTACCTACCAATCGCATGAAGCGCCGAACACGGTTTCTGATCTACTTTATAAAAACGCACTGTTAGATAACGCCAGAACAATTTTTGCGGGTCTTATTCGAGTAGAGCCTAATGCGCAAAAAACGGACGCTTATCAAACAAATCGCAATCTGTTGCTTAGCCCGACTGCGCAATCTAATTCGCTGCCCGGATTGGAGATTGAGGCAAACGATGTTAAATGTTCACATGGGGCTACTTCCAGTATGATTAACCCTAGTGAGCTATTTTACTTTCAAAGCAGGGGGATCAAGAAACAACAGGCGGAAGAGTTGCTTGTATTCGGGTTCTTTGAAGAGATTATTCAAAAGTTTGAGAATCAAGAGCTGGCAGAAGCTATGCGAGACTTGATCAAAACAAAGTTTAAGCGATAACAACTAACGCATTAGCAAAAATTTAATCACAACGATAGCATGTCGGAATATATCAAAATCTTGGACCAGGAAGGTGTATTTAATGCGATTAAAGACATTTTACTCAAAGAGGCCTGTAATAAAAAAGTAACGGTAGGGTTGACTGGAGGAAGCACCCCGAAGGCTTTTTACGCCTGGGCGGTCAAACAAGGGCACTTTGATTCAGATGATTTTAAGAATGTTGTTTGGTCTGTGAGCGATGAGCGTTGTGTGCCGCTTTCCAGTGAGGAGAGTAATTTTGGTAATGCGGATCGTATGCTGTTAGCGCCTCTTGGTATTGAGGGCGCGCATAAATTACCATGGCCGGTTGATTTAGCGCCTCAAGATGCCGCAAAGGCTTATGGGCAAGCCTGGCAAAAGCAATTTGGCGATGATGCTACGTTTGATATCTGTTTTTTAGGCATGGGGGAAGACGGCCATACCGCTTCTATTTTCCCAGGGAGCTTGTTGTTGGAAAAACCCTGCGGAGAAAATTTCGCCGCGATTGATGTTCCGGGTAAAGGATGGCGGCTCAGCATCACCCCTGAAGGATTGGGGAAATGCGCACATGTGGTGATTGTTGTGACAGGATCAAATAAAGCGTCTGTTTTGAAAGAGGTTTTGGAGGGGGCTATAGCTGTGAAGAAACACCCATCCCAATTGCTCCGAACGTTGAATACGAAAGTGACATGGCTCGTTGACCACGAGGCTGCAGCTTTGCTGGAAAATACAGCTGGCCGGTAAGTTGACTAGGATTTTTTAAACGGAGGTTGCGTTACCTTTTGAACCGTTTTGACGAGTGGAGATCTCGTGTCATGGGGGGCCGTAAATAAGTGAATATTTGCGGTCTCTTGACCAATAATTTCCTGGGCACGCTTAAGTGCCTCTTTGGTGGAGAGATTTGGGTTTTTGGGTTTATTGGGGAAAAAATTATTTTCGCCTATAATGTCGTAGATGCCAGAGTTTTTTAAGACGCGCTCAAAATCATGTCCTGCGCCACTGATAATCAGATCTCTATCCTTCTCTCTGGCGAATCGAGCAAGATCGCCAATGGCCATGACGCTTGTAGCGTCAATATGATGGGCGTTGCGCACTCGCAAAATAATCACTTTGATGCTAGGATCTTCGTAGAGTAGCCTGGCTTGGTCTAGGAAAATATCAGAAGAACCGAAGAAAAGATCTCCTTCAACATGTACAATAGAGATGCCGGGAATTTCGGGTTCGCCCGAGCCTTTGGTTTTTTCTGTAAGCTCACCGTGGCTATTA
The genomic region above belongs to Verrucomicrobia bacterium CG1_02_43_26 and contains:
- a CDS encoding Fe-S cluster assembly protein SufD, which gives rise to MLKLEQLQTFQSHVSSYHAICPWLYGEKQKSWEIYQALPFPKPKDETWRFSRSTKFELAQYALPGKLDPAIEETLEERSNFISSFAGKMVFADDYTICFKSLPEELVKQGVRWKPLSEAIREDVDLLKPYLLKNYGTIGSDKFFNLHATFFREGTFLYIPKNVVIEEPLISYHWSVADQGALFPHTLVIAEEGAKANLIDVFQSENKESKAFSCGLATIIAKEGADVFYKSVQNWNQNTLSLQINDNVADKNAQLKSTSLNLGGSTARTEAKTHIQGEGAHVKMYSLTVANNEQEIDQRTYQSHEAPNTVSDLLYKNALLDNARTIFAGLIRVEPNAQKTDAYQTNRNLLLSPTAQSNSLPGLEIEANDVKCSHGATSSMINPSELFYFQSRGIKKQQAEELLVFGFFEEIIQKFENQELAEAMRDLIKTKFKR
- a CDS encoding 6-phosphogluconolactonase translates to MSEYIKILDQEGVFNAIKDILLKEACNKKVTVGLTGGSTPKAFYAWAVKQGHFDSDDFKNVVWSVSDERCVPLSSEESNFGNADRMLLAPLGIEGAHKLPWPVDLAPQDAAKAYGQAWQKQFGDDATFDICFLGMGEDGHTASIFPGSLLLEKPCGENFAAIDVPGKGWRLSITPEGLGKCAHVVIVVTGSNKASVLKEVLEGAIAVKKHPSQLLRTLNTKVTWLVDHEAAALLENTAGR